The sequence below is a genomic window from Streptomyces sp. NBC_00582.
TGCCCTCCGGGGTCTCCCAGAGCAGGTCGTCCCCGCCGGCCGCCTTCTTCAGAGCCGTACGCCACTCGTCGGCGCCGCCGTCGGCGACCGGGGTCCCCAGCTCGATCCCGGAGAAGTCGGGGACGGAGGGGCCGGAAGGGGCGGTCATCAGGACACTCCCATGCGGTCGAGGGTGGCGGACAGGACGGCGACCGCGTCGCAGCCCGCGAAGACGAAGTCGTCGACATCCGGGTACGGCCCGGGACGCCCGGCGAGGAACACCCGCGTGGCGCCGGCCGCCTTCAGGCGCGCGGCCTGCGGCCCGGCCTGTTCCTCGTACAGCGCGTCACTGGAGCACAGACAGGCCTCCGTGGCCCCGCTCTCCTCGAACGTGCCCTCGGTGACCGGCTCGATGCCGCCCGCCTGGAAGAGGTTCGCGGCGAAGGTCAGCCGCGCGGTGTGCGCGGCGGCCGGACCGAGCGCCGCCAGGAAGACCCGCGGCCGGGCGCCCGTCGCGGCCAGATGGGCGTCCGAGCGCGCCCGCAGCTCCTCGAACGCCTCGTCGCGGCGCACCCGCGGCAGACCGCCCGAGAGGGGCGCGGGAGCGGCCTCCCGCACGACCGGCTTCTCGGCGAGGAACGGGAACTCGCTGACCCCGGTGATGGGTTCGCGTCGCTTGGCGATCCGCTTGGAGCGCTCCGCCCAGGTCGTCGCCAGGTCGGTACGGATCCGGCCCGAGCGCAGGACCGCCGCCTGGCCGCCGTCGCGCTCGATCGTCCGGAAGAACTCCCAGCCCGCGCGGGCGAGTTCGTCCGTGAGCCGCTCCACGTACCAGGAACCGCCCGCCGGGTCGATCACCCGGGCGAGGTGCGACTCCTCGATGAGGATCGTCGAGGTGTTGCGCGCGATGCGGCGCGCGAACGCGTCCGGCAGCCCGACCGCGTCGTCGAACGGCAGCACGGTCACCGAGTCGGCCCCGCCGGCCCCGGCGGCCAGCGTGGCGACGGTCGCGCGCAGCATGTTCACCCACGGGTCGCGGCGCGACATCATCACCGGCGAGGTCACCGCGTGCTGGACCTGGGCGCCCGCGGCGGGTGCCCCGCACACCTCGGCGACCCGGGCCCACAGGCGGCGCGCGGCCCGCAGCTTGGCGATCGTCAGGAACTGGTCCGCTGTCGCCGCGTACCGGAACTCGACCTGCGCACAAGCCTGTTCGACACTCAGCCCGGCCTCGGTCAGCGCCCGCAGATAGGCGACACCGGTCGCGAGCGAGGCGCCCAGCTCCTGGGCGGCCGAGCCGCCCGCCTCGTGGTACGGCAGGGCGTCCACCGTCAGGGCCCGCAGCGCCGGGTACTCCTCGGAGCACAGCCGCGCCAGCGCGACGGCAGGCGCGAAGTCCGCGGTCCGCCCGGTACGGGCCTCGTGCCCGAGCGGGTCGGCGCCCAGGTTGCCGCGCGCCGCGTCCTTGCCGACGCCCCGCTCCTCGTACAGCCGCAGCAGCTCCCGGGCGGCGGGCTCGACCTCGGCCCCCGCGTCGAGGACGACCGGCGCCAGGTCCAGATAGACCCCGTCGAGGACCGCGCCGAGCGACGACACCGGGATGCCCGCGTCGCCCACGGCCAGCCACAGGGAGGTGACGCCGTTCTCCAGGTCCGCGAGCACCGCACCGTTGTCGGCCGCCGTGTGCCGCTGCCGTACGTCCCACCCCCCGACGGTGTTCCCATCCGGCCGGCCGGATCGTACGAAGGGGGCGAACCCGGGGTAACCCGGCTCGGGCGCGGTGTCGTGCGCGGTGTACAGAGGACGGGTGCGCAGCCCGTCCTCCAGCGCGGTGGACAGGGCTTCCTCGGCCTGAGCGCCCTCGACGTCCTTGCCCGACTTGCGCAGCACGCCCGCGACGAGGCGCTGCCACTGCTCGTGGGTGGAGTCAGGGAACTCGGCGGCCAGCTCAAGCCCGTCGTCAGGCAGGACCGTCATGCTCGGATGTTAGGGCAGAGGCGCAAAGGGGCAGCAGAGGGCGCGGCTGTGACCTTTCCCTCGCCGAGCATGTGATTGCCTTCACCGGTCGTCCGGATCACCGGTTCCGGCTCTCGTAGCCGGCCCGGCCGGACCCGATCTCCGCGGGTGCGCCTGGCCCTGACCCGTTCGGCCCACCCCGGAGGCACGTCCCCGTCCTGACGGGGACGTTGGAGTCGTGAGTGACAGCCCGCAGGCCACGTTGGCCGGTGTGCGCGGGCCCGGCGACTTGCGGGCCGGAGGTTCCCGGTGGCGGTCGCGGGGCGACGCGGGACTCCTGGCCGTCGTCGGCGCGTTCACCCTGGCCCAACTCCTGCTGGTACGGCCCGGGATGGGACTCGGCTGGGACGAGTCGGTGTACGTCAGCCAGGTGTCGTCGCACGCCCCGGCGGCCTTCTTCAGCGCCCCGCGCGCCCGTGGCGTCCCCTTGCTGGTGGCGCCGGTCGCGGCCTGGTCGTCGTCCACCGCGCTGCTGCGGACGTACCTGGCCGTCCTGTCCGGGCTCGGACTCCTCCTCGCCCTGCGCGCCTGGCGCGGCGTCTTCCCGGCCCGTGTGCTCACGACCGCGGGCGCCCTGTTCGCCGGCCTGTGGGTCACCCTGTTCTACGGCCCGCAGGCCATGCCCAACCACTGGGTCGCCGTCGGCGCCTTGGCCGCCACGGGGTACTTCCTGCGCGCCCGGACCGCGCGAGCTCTGTGGGGGCTGGCCCTGAGCGCCGCGCTCATGGCCCTGATGCGCCCCACGGACGCCCTCTGGGCGGCCCTGCCCCTGCTCGTCCTTCTCGTGGGCGTACGGCGCTGGCGGCGCCCCGCGCCCCTGCTGGCCCTGGCCGGCGGCCTCGCCCTCGGAGCCGCCCCGTGGGTGATCGAGGCGTACGTCTCCTACGGCGGCCCGGCGCGGCGCCTGTCCGACGCCTCCCGCGTCCAGGGCGGCCTCGGCTGGAACATCGCCGTCATGGACCAGGTGCGCGGTCTGTCCGGACGTACGCTGTGCCGCCCGTGCACCGGTGACCCGCCGCCCGTCGTGGTCACCCTGTGGTGGTGGGCCCTTCCGCTGCTCGCCGTCGGCGCGGCCGTCGTCGCCCTCCGCGCCCGGCGCACGGCCCCCACCCTGGTACCGCTGGCGTGCGCCGCCTCGGCGGCCTTCCCCTACCTCTTCCTGATCGGCTACGCGGCCCCCCGCTTCCTGCTGCCCGCCTACGCGCTGCTCGCGGTGCCGGTCGCCGACCTCCTGGTGCACCGGGCCAGGTCACCGGGCCGGATCCGTCGGCGGCCGGCCCCGGCCCTGCTGACCCTCGCCCTGGCCGTGCACCTGGCCGTGCAGTTCGCGGTGCTGGAACACACCGTGCGGCGCACCACCGCCGCGCACCGCGAGTGGGCCCGCACCGCCGCCGCACTGCACCGCCTCGGCGTACGCCCGCCCTGCCTGGTGACCGGGCGCGACTACGTCCCGATCGCCTTCCACGCGGGCTGCGCGTCCGCGGCGGTCCGCGGCCACGACGCCAACACCGGCGCGGCCGGTCTCGCGGCCACGGCCCGGCGGCTGCCCGTCGCCGCGCTCGTACGGCCGGGCGGCGCGCCACCCGCCTACGCCCGCTCCTGGACGCCGGCCCGGGCGGGCGCCCTGGACGTCTACCTGGCCCCGGGCGTCAGCGCACCGGGAAGCCGAACGAGTAGCCCTGCTCCTTGAGCCAGGGCAGGACCTGGCGCAGGGCCTCGACGGTCTGGGAGCGGTCGCCGCCCGCGTCGTGGAAGAGGATCGTCGGTCCGTTGGTCACCTCGCGCTCGACGGTGGCGACGATGGTGTCGGCGCCCGGCCGTTCGAAGTCCTTGGAGTCCACGTTCCAGCCCAGCGGGCGCATGCCCCGGGAGGCGGCGAGCTTGCGGCTGTACGGGGTGAACGCGCCACCGGGGGCCCGGTAGTACATCGGCCGCACGCCCCCGGACGCCTCGGTGATCATGCGTTCGGCGTCGAGTATCTGCTGCGACTGGTACGCCTCGGACTTCTTGTCCATGGTGGTGTCGTGCGACACCGAGTGGTCGCACAGCCGGTGCCCGGCCGCGACCACCTGCTTCACGAGGTCCGGGTGGGCCTGCGCCTGCGTCCCCACCATGCAGAACGTGGCCTTCACCCCGTACTCCCGCAGCACGTCCAGGACCTGCGGGGTCCACTCGGGGTCGGGGCCGTCGTCGATGGTGATGTTGACGCCCCGCGCCCCCTTGTCCGAGGCGTGCGCGATGGTCACGTCCACCGGCTTGATGTCGGCGCCCGGCTCGGCGGAGCTCGACGCACGGGCGGACCCGGTCCCCACGGCACCGGCCTGTGTGGCCCACACCGAGGCCCCGGCGGCCAGCACCGTCACCCCGACCGCCGCCGCGGCGACCTTGCCGTACCAGCCCCGCCCGCTGTGCCGCGCCATGTCCGCCCCACTTTCCCGCAGTTCCGCGTCGACCCTCGGTCGCCGTCCCGATCACCTGGCAGGACGAGGGCGTGGGACCACGGGATCCCTTCGTTACGAAGCACGGACCATTCCGGGGGAGTTCACGGACAACTCGGCGGGCGGCGGCCGGTCGGTGCCCCCGATCGGCCCTGCCGCACATGCGGAGGCGGCTACTCCGAGTACACTATCATCACACTCTGTAATCATATGGGTGTGGTGTGTCCGCATCGATGGTCTGCCCGCTGCTGCCTTGGAGGCGATTCATGGCATCCGTGCCGCGTCGTGGAGTACTGAAGGGCCTGCCGCTCGCGGCCGGGGCGGTCCTCGCCGGGAGGGCGACGAGCGCACAGGCGGCGAGCACGCCCGCCACGGGCGCGCGCGCGACCACCGACGTCCCCTTCCCGCAACCCGCGACCCGGACCGTCCGGCCCCGCCCGCGCCGGCTGGAGACCCGGCTGACGGTCGGGTTCACCGAGCAGCACGTGCCCGACGTCGGCACCGTGCTCACTCGCACCTACGACGGGTCCCTGCCGGGCCCGACGCTGCGGGTGCGCCCCGGGGACTCCCTGCAGATCACGCACGTCAACGCGCTCCCGCCGAACACCGGGCCGGCCCACCACGACCTCGGCATGAACGTCCCGCACGGCTTCAACACGGTCAACCTGCATCTGCACGGCATGCACGTCGACCCCGCGGGCGAGGCGGACAACGTCTTCCGCTCCTTCGAGCCCGCCGGCACCGCCCGCCGCACCACGACCTGGCGCAGCGTCGTCGACGTCCCCGCCCACCACCCCGCCGGCACGTTCTGGTACCACCCGCACCACCACGGCTCCACCGCGACCCACCTCCTGAACGGCCTGGCCGGGGTGATCGTCGTGGAGGGCGACATCGACGCGGTGCCCGAGGTCGCCGCGGCGAAGGACATCGTCGTCTGCATCAACGAACTCAAGATGTCCGGCGGCAAGGTGCCCGACCTGACCTCGGAGACCACCTACGACCGCATCCCCTCGACCTTCCTGGTCAACGGCGCGCTGAGCCCGGTCCTGACCATCGCCCCGGGAGAGGTCCAGCGCTGGCGGCTCGTCAACGCCGGGGCGCTCACCACGCTCTATCTGTCCCTGGACGGGCAGAAGATGCACCAGATCGCCTTCGACGGCATCACCTTCATGAAACCGGCCGCCGTCACCGCCCTCCAGCTTCCCGTGGGCGGCCGGGCCGACCTGCTGGTCCGCGGCGGCGAGCCCGGCGTCTACCGGCTGACCGCGGGCGGAGTGAGCCGGCCCCTGATGACGCTCAAGGTCACCGGCACCCCGCGCCGGATGTCACTGCCCACCCGGCTGCCGGGCCGGCCCACCACCCTGCCCGCGCCCACCCGCAGACGCTCGCTGATCTTCCGCAGCTACGAGAACGTCCTCACGGGGGACTTCCGCAACGCCTACCGCATCCTCGGCGACGGCGAGACCCCGCCCGCCGACCCGCAGGCCGGGCGCGCGGACCTCCAGTGGGGCCGCTTCCGGCCCGACTACGTCAACCACCGCGTCCGTCTCGGCGAGGTCGAGGAGTGGACCGTCACCAACGACTCCCGCACCCACGCCCACCACCCCCTCCATCTGCACACCAACCACTTCCTCGTCACCGCGGTCAACAACCGCCCGCTGGCCACACCCGTCTGGCACGACACCGTGGGCCTGCCGCCCCACGGATCGCTCACCTTCCGGCTGCGCGCGGAGGACTTCACCGGGCGCGCGATGGTGCACTGCCACCAGTCCCAGCACGAGGACGAGGGCATGATGCAGATCGTCGAGTACGTGCGCTGACGGCACGAGGACGGCTCCCGGCCGAAGGAGCCGGGAGCCGTCCGGGACGACGGGAGCGGGGCTACTCGACCTTGACCCAGTCGAGCGTGCGCTCCACCGCCCGCTTCCAGCCGTCGTAGCCCTCCGCGCGCTGCTCCTCGGACCACTGCGGCTCCCAGCGCTTGGACTCCTGCCAGTGGGTGCGCAGTTCGTCCTGGCTCTGCCAGAAGCCGGTGGCCAGGCCCGCCGCGTAGGCGGCACCGAGCGCGGTGGTCTCGGCGACGACCGGACGGCTCACCGGCACGCCGAGCACATCGGCCTGGATCTGCATGCACAGATCGTTCGCGGTGATCCCGCCGTCCACCTTCAGGACGTCGAGATGGACCCCGGAGTCCTGCTCCATGGCCTCGACGACATCACGGCTCTGGTAGCAGATGGCCTCCAGGGTCGCCCGCGCCAGATGCTCGTTGGTGTTGTACCGGGCGAGCCCGACGATCGCGCCGCGGGCGTCGGAACGCCAGTACGGGGCGAACAGACCGGAGAACGCCGGGACGAAGTAGCAGCCGCCGTTGTCCGCGACGCCGCGGGCCAGCGTCTCGCTCTCGGGCGCACTGGCGATGATCTTCAACTGGTCGCGCAGCCACTGCACCGCGGACCCGGTCACCGCGATCGAGCCCTCCAGGGCGTAGATCGCCGGGCTGTCCTGGAACTGGTAGGCCACGGTGGTGAGCAGCCCGTTCTGGGAACGCACCAGTTCCGTACCGGTGTTGAGCACCAGGAAGTTGCCGGTGCCGTAGGTGTTCTTCGCCTCGCCCGGCGCGTAGCAGACCTGGCCGACGGTGGCCGCCTGCTGGTCGCCGAGCACGCCGGCGATGGGAATGGCCTCGCGCAGCGGCCGGGAGGTCCGGGTGGTCCCGTACGCCTCCGCGTGCGAGGAGGGGTTGATCTTCGGCAGCATCGACCGCGGAATGTTGAAGAACCCCAGCAACTCGTCGTCCCAGTCGAGGGTTTCGAGATCCATCAGCATGGTGCGGCTGGCGTTGGTCACATCGGTGGCGTGGATGCCGCCGTCGGGACCGCCGGTCAGGTTCCACAGGACCCAGGCGTCGGTGTTGCCGAAGACCGCGTGGCCCTGCTCGGCCGCCTCACGGACGCCGTCGACGTTCTCCAGGATCCACTGGATCTTCCCGCCGGAGAAGTACGTCGCCGGCGGCAGCCCCGCCTTGCGGCGGATGACGTCGCCCTTGCCCTCGCGTTCCAGGGCGGCGGCGATGGAGTCGGTGCGGGTGTCCTGCCAGACGATGGCGTTGTAGTACGGCCGGCCGTTGCGCGGGTCCCACACCACGGTGGTCTCGCGCTGGTTGGTGATGCCGATCGCCGTCAGGTCGGTGGGGGACAGGTTCCCGTGCCGCAGGGCGTTCTGGATCACGGAGTTGGTGCGCTCCCAGATCTCCACCGGGTCGTGCTCGACCCATCCCGCCTTGGGGAGGATCTGCTCGTGTTCCAGCTGGTGCTTCGCCACCTCGTTGCCGCTGTGGTCGAAGATCATGAAACGGGAACTGGTGGTGCCTTGGTCCACCGCTCCCACGAAGTCCGCCATGGGGATGCCGCCTCTTTCGTCGGGGGTGTCAGTCCTCGGGAGCCGGTACGCGACCGGGAGGCTCGGGCTCCGCCGTGGGCAGGAACCGGCCGATGAAGAACTTGTAGAGGAAGGCGCCGAGCAGTCCGCCGATCAGTGGACCGACGATCGGCACCCAGAAGTACAAGTTGTCGTACTGATCTCTCCAGGCTGTGCCGTACCCCGTGATGAAACTCGCGAGTCTGGGGCCGAAGTCACGTGCCGGGTTGATCGCGTATCCCGCGTTGGTGCCCCACGCCATGCCGATCGCCACGACGATCAGGCCGACGATGAACGGGGCCAGATTCGCCTGGGGCGGGTTGTTCAGCAGGTCCGTGACGGCCAGGATCAGCAGCAGCAGAATGGCGGTGCCGATGACCTGGTCGCGGAACGCGCCCCACTCGTGGACCGGCAGATTGGGGTTGCCGTTGGCCGGGAGAGTGGAGAACACGCCCTGGGACTTGATGGTGTGGCCCGGGTCGTACTTCCCCAGTGCCTCGGTGTAGTTCCAGCGCACGATGAGGGCCGCGACGAAGGCACCGAGGAACTGGGCCACGATGTAGGGCCCCACCTTCTTCCACGGGAACCCCTTGAACGTCGCCAGGGCGACCGTCACCGCGGGGTTGAGGTGCGCGCCGCTCAGGCGTCCCGCGACGTAGACGCCGAGGGTGACGCCGAGACCCCAGGCCCAGGCGATGCTGTCGTGGTTGCCCAGCCCGCCCGGGGGTGTCGTCAGTCCTCCGCCGGCCACGACCTGGGCCACCACGCCACAGCCGAAGAGGATCAGAACCATGGTTCCGGCGAATTCGGCCGACACTTCGCCGACCAGCA
It includes:
- the glpK gene encoding glycerol kinase GlpK — its product is MADFVGAVDQGTTSSRFMIFDHSGNEVAKHQLEHEQILPKAGWVEHDPVEIWERTNSVIQNALRHGNLSPTDLTAIGITNQRETTVVWDPRNGRPYYNAIVWQDTRTDSIAAALEREGKGDVIRRKAGLPPATYFSGGKIQWILENVDGVREAAEQGHAVFGNTDAWVLWNLTGGPDGGIHATDVTNASRTMLMDLETLDWDDELLGFFNIPRSMLPKINPSSHAEAYGTTRTSRPLREAIPIAGVLGDQQAATVGQVCYAPGEAKNTYGTGNFLVLNTGTELVRSQNGLLTTVAYQFQDSPAIYALEGSIAVTGSAVQWLRDQLKIIASAPESETLARGVADNGGCYFVPAFSGLFAPYWRSDARGAIVGLARYNTNEHLARATLEAICYQSRDVVEAMEQDSGVHLDVLKVDGGITANDLCMQIQADVLGVPVSRPVVAETTALGAAYAAGLATGFWQSQDELRTHWQESKRWEPQWSEEQRAEGYDGWKRAVERTLDWVKVE
- a CDS encoding methylmalonyl-CoA mutase family protein — translated: MTVLPDDGLELAAEFPDSTHEQWQRLVAGVLRKSGKDVEGAQAEEALSTALEDGLRTRPLYTAHDTAPEPGYPGFAPFVRSGRPDGNTVGGWDVRQRHTAADNGAVLADLENGVTSLWLAVGDAGIPVSSLGAVLDGVYLDLAPVVLDAGAEVEPAARELLRLYEERGVGKDAARGNLGADPLGHEARTGRTADFAPAVALARLCSEEYPALRALTVDALPYHEAGGSAAQELGASLATGVAYLRALTEAGLSVEQACAQVEFRYAATADQFLTIAKLRAARRLWARVAEVCGAPAAGAQVQHAVTSPVMMSRRDPWVNMLRATVATLAAGAGGADSVTVLPFDDAVGLPDAFARRIARNTSTILIEESHLARVIDPAGGSWYVERLTDELARAGWEFFRTIERDGGQAAVLRSGRIRTDLATTWAERSKRIAKRREPITGVSEFPFLAEKPVVREAAPAPLSGGLPRVRRDEAFEELRARSDAHLAATGARPRVFLAALGPAAAHTARLTFAANLFQAGGIEPVTEGTFEESGATEACLCSSDALYEEQAGPQAARLKAAGATRVFLAGRPGPYPDVDDFVFAGCDAVAVLSATLDRMGVS
- a CDS encoding polysaccharide deacetylase family protein, which produces MARHSGRGWYGKVAAAAVGVTVLAAGASVWATQAGAVGTGSARASSSAEPGADIKPVDVTIAHASDKGARGVNITIDDGPDPEWTPQVLDVLREYGVKATFCMVGTQAQAHPDLVKQVVAAGHRLCDHSVSHDTTMDKKSEAYQSQQILDAERMITEASGGVRPMYYRAPGGAFTPYSRKLAASRGMRPLGWNVDSKDFERPGADTIVATVEREVTNGPTILFHDAGGDRSQTVEALRQVLPWLKEQGYSFGFPVR
- a CDS encoding multicopper oxidase family protein, which codes for MASVPRRGVLKGLPLAAGAVLAGRATSAQAASTPATGARATTDVPFPQPATRTVRPRPRRLETRLTVGFTEQHVPDVGTVLTRTYDGSLPGPTLRVRPGDSLQITHVNALPPNTGPAHHDLGMNVPHGFNTVNLHLHGMHVDPAGEADNVFRSFEPAGTARRTTTWRSVVDVPAHHPAGTFWYHPHHHGSTATHLLNGLAGVIVVEGDIDAVPEVAAAKDIVVCINELKMSGGKVPDLTSETTYDRIPSTFLVNGALSPVLTIAPGEVQRWRLVNAGALTTLYLSLDGQKMHQIAFDGITFMKPAAVTALQLPVGGRADLLVRGGEPGVYRLTAGGVSRPLMTLKVTGTPRRMSLPTRLPGRPTTLPAPTRRRSLIFRSYENVLTGDFRNAYRILGDGETPPADPQAGRADLQWGRFRPDYVNHRVRLGEVEEWTVTNDSRTHAHHPLHLHTNHFLVTAVNNRPLATPVWHDTVGLPPHGSLTFRLRAEDFTGRAMVHCHQSQHEDEGMMQIVEYVR
- a CDS encoding MIP/aquaporin family protein produces the protein MAERLKRSVLVGEVSAEFAGTMVLILFGCGVVAQVVAGGGLTTPPGGLGNHDSIAWAWGLGVTLGVYVAGRLSGAHLNPAVTVALATFKGFPWKKVGPYIVAQFLGAFVAALIVRWNYTEALGKYDPGHTIKSQGVFSTLPANGNPNLPVHEWGAFRDQVIGTAILLLLILAVTDLLNNPPQANLAPFIVGLIVVAIGMAWGTNAGYAINPARDFGPRLASFITGYGTAWRDQYDNLYFWVPIVGPLIGGLLGAFLYKFFIGRFLPTAEPEPPGRVPAPED